Proteins co-encoded in one Methanobrevibacter sp. genomic window:
- the mer gene encoding 5,10-methylenetetrahydromethanopterin reductase: MKFGIEFVPNQPISEIVELVKLAEDVGFEYAWITDHYNNKNVYETLALIAEGTETIKMGPGVTNPYVRAPAISASAIATIDELSEGRATFGIGPGDKATFDALGIPWEKPVTTIKNAIAEINTLVEGGKTEGGASLGGVKAVQEHIPIYMGAQGPKMLETAGEIADGVLINASNPKDYEAALPLIKKGIDNAGKDIADFDVGAYTATSIGTDSEAAKNSARIVVAFIAAGSPPPVIERHGLPEGINEKIGGMLAKGDFGGAIGAVTDDLLEAFSVCGTPDEFAPKIEALAEMGVTQYIVGSPVGKDVKESIGLFEDVIASF, encoded by the coding sequence ATGAAATTCGGTATTGAATTCGTACCAAATCAACCAATTAGTGAAATCGTAGAATTAGTAAAATTAGCAGAAGATGTAGGATTTGAATACGCTTGGATCACTGACCACTACAACAATAAAAACGTATACGAAACCTTAGCATTAATCGCTGAAGGAACTGAAACCATCAAAATGGGTCCTGGAGTAACCAACCCATACGTAAGAGCTCCTGCTATCTCAGCATCAGCTATTGCAACCATTGATGAACTCTCAGAAGGTAGAGCAACTTTCGGTATTGGTCCTGGTGACAAAGCTACTTTTGACGCATTAGGAATTCCATGGGAAAAACCTGTAACTACCATCAAAAACGCTATCGCAGAAATTAACACCTTAGTCGAAGGTGGAAAAACTGAAGGCGGAGCATCCTTAGGTGGAGTAAAAGCAGTACAAGAACACATCCCAATTTACATGGGTGCACAAGGTCCTAAAATGTTAGAAACCGCTGGAGAAATCGCAGACGGTGTATTAATCAACGCATCCAACCCTAAAGATTACGAAGCAGCATTACCTTTAATCAAAAAAGGAATCGACAACGCTGGAAAAGACATCGCAGACTTCGATGTAGGTGCATACACTGCAACTTCTATCGGAACTGACTCCGAAGCTGCTAAAAACTCAGCAAGAATCGTAGTTGCATTCATCGCAGCAGGTTCCCCACCTCCAGTAATAGAAAGACACGGATTACCTGAAGGAATCAACGAAAAAATCGGTGGTATGTTAGCTAAAGGTGACTTTGGTGGAGCTATCGGTGCTGTAACTGATGACTTACTCGAAGCATTCTCCGTATGTGGTACCCCTGATGAATTTGCTCCAAAAATTGAAGCATTAGCTGAAATGGGAGTAACCCAATACATCGTAGGTTCCCCTGTAGGAAAAGACGTAAAAGAATCCATTGGATTATTCGAAGACGTAATTGCAAGTTTCTAA
- a CDS encoding archaeosine biosynthesis radical SAM protein RaSEA, which yields MEIENLTKDIRQRSFDRKKDKTPDQVAASWYNDDLTYDGVKKTLFLILPTPGCSWALGDAGGCTMCSYVSDCTLEAIDSNDIIRIFNEHLERFPLDEEDEIAVKLFASGSFLNPHELPKDARDEILKTLVEMGNVKEIIVESRPEYVNETFLDEIADIIGDTLFEVSIGLETSNDETRLNKINKGFTAKDFEEAVNLIHKLRDEKNYNFKAKAYVFVKPIFLSEKEAIDEAIATAEYCDGIDVDRLSFCPATIHGGTLIERLWRQGAYQPPWIWSAVEIINTVRENMDIPALLDTSGFGSRRGPYNCKKCNKELKHLIIDSNLNQSIIEYDCECKDSWLADVNNSNMNFSKTFNKHIPLY from the coding sequence ATGGAAATTGAAAATTTAACAAAAGATATAAGACAAAGATCATTTGATAGGAAAAAAGATAAAACACCCGATCAAGTGGCTGCCAGTTGGTATAATGATGACCTTACATATGACGGTGTAAAAAAAACCTTATTTTTGATATTGCCAACACCTGGCTGTTCCTGGGCTCTTGGAGATGCCGGAGGATGTACAATGTGCAGTTATGTTTCAGACTGTACATTAGAAGCTATTGATAGTAATGACATCATTAGAATATTTAATGAGCATCTGGAGAGATTCCCTTTAGATGAGGAAGATGAAATAGCAGTGAAATTATTCGCTTCAGGTAGTTTCTTAAATCCCCACGAACTTCCAAAAGATGCCCGTGATGAAATTCTAAAAACCTTGGTTGAAATGGGCAATGTTAAAGAAATCATTGTTGAATCACGTCCGGAATATGTCAACGAAACATTTCTAGATGAAATAGCTGACATTATTGGAGATACATTATTTGAAGTCAGCATTGGTCTTGAAACCTCTAATGACGAAACCCGTCTGAATAAAATCAACAAGGGTTTTACAGCCAAAGATTTTGAAGAAGCGGTTAATTTGATTCATAAATTAAGAGATGAAAAGAATTATAATTTTAAAGCAAAGGCATATGTTTTTGTTAAGCCTATCTTTTTAAGCGAGAAGGAGGCAATTGATGAAGCAATAGCTACTGCAGAATATTGCGATGGCATTGATGTTGACAGATTGTCCTTTTGTCCTGCAACCATACATGGCGGGACGTTGATTGAAAGATTATGGAGACAAGGAGCATATCAACCGCCTTGGATTTGGAGTGCTGTTGAAATAATAAATACCGTTCGTGAAAATATGGATATTCCTGCACTTTTAGACACTTCAGGTTTTGGTTCTAGAAGAGGGCCTTATAATTGTAAAAAATGCAATAAGGAATTGAAACATTTGATTATTGATTCTAATCTAAATCAATCAATTATTGAATATGACTGTGAATGTAAGGATTCATGGTTGGCTGATGTGAACAATTCCAATAT